Below is a window of Agathobacter rectalis ATCC 33656 DNA.
CGGCGGCTTCTCTGGCGGCGTTCTCTTTATCAAGGGCAAGCTGCCCTTTCTTTGCCGCCCAGTATTCCCGTTCTGTTATCCGTTCCTTGCTGCCGTTCAAGAGGTCGATTTGGTAAAGCCCCTCCCGGTGGCACATCTCCATAACTTCACTCTTGAAATATTCCATAGCGGCGTTGGTACAGCGGTGCTTGCAGCCCTCCCGTGTGTCGGCTGGTCTGTCCATGTAGGGCAGAAGCGGGACTTCATAAATCCGCAGGGAGTTGAGGACGATATGCACATGGATATTCCCGCTGTGGTTATGCCCGTCCGGGTGGGTGCATACAAGGGCTTGGTGTCCGGGGAAATGCTCTTTACAGAACTGCTCGCCCAGCTCCTGCGCCCGGTCTACGGTCAAGCCGTTGTCTGTCCCGTCCCGTGGGTCAAAGCTGATGATATAGTGGTGGCTTTTCACATCTTCCCGTTTTTGGTTTTTCTCATAGCGGAGATTGGCTCGCATACAGGCAACGGCGAAATCCTCGCCCCCGCAGTTAAGGGAAGAAATGCGGTAGTCCTCCCTCGGTATCAGCCGCCCGTTTTCATCAAGGGTGGGCTTCATGGTAAACTCGTCATGCTCAAATGTGAGGTAGGCTTCCGCTGCGCCATAGTCGGCATTTTTAGAGCTGATATGTTTGAATGTTGCCAACAGCATCACCCACTTTCTGCAAGACTTCAAACTTTAGGGCAGCAAGGTCGGAAACCGCCGCCCGTACTTCCCCGGCAAGCTGCGGGTAGGGACTGTGCCACTCGTTCAGCGTCCGGGCTATCTGGTTTAAGTTGCCGCCGATCCTGCCGTATTCGGCGGTCAGCTTCCCGACAGCGGCAAGCAGCTCGTCATTGACGGGGGAAACGGTTATGATGGGGCGTATGGCTGCCCCGGTTATGGCTTGCCGGATAAACTCGGCTTGGCTCATGTTGCAGGCAGAAAGCCTTTCCGCAAACTCGGCGTATTCTTCCTCGGTCATGCGTGTCTTGACTACCCGGCTGCGGTGCGGCGTGTTGTATCGTTTTCGCATGGTAAAAACCTCCTTTCGGCTGCCGCATGGCTGCGGCGGGATAAGCGGCGTAAGCCGCATAAGCAGGGTTTGGGGAAGGCACTCCCCAACAAGATTCCCGCAGGAGCAAAATGAGCGAAAAGCGAATTTTGGTACTGCGGTAGAATCTTGCTCTAAGAAACTGCCGGACTGCCGTTCACTTGCTACTGCCACTTTTTCAGAAAATCGCAACCAGCTTTTTTATAAAAGGCTGCCGGATTGCCCTCACTTGCTACTGCCACTTTTTCAGAAAATCTATAACCAGCTTTTTCATAAAAGGCTGCGGGCTGGCGTTCTTCCCTTACTCCCTACAACACCGCAAAAAGCAAAAATGACGGACTTTCCGGCAAGAACTTTTCCGGCGGCTCGGTCTTTCCCGACAATAAGGCGTTTCGGAAGCTGCGTTTTGCCCGCTGTCTAAAAAAACGGCAGCCTTTTTTTGGTTTCACTATCTAATACGGAACTTTTGGAAATTTGCCAAAAATGAGCGCAAAAAAAGCAGCAAATCTTTTTCGGATTTACTGCTTCATGTGCCGCTGCGGGGCGGCGGGATATTCAGTTTCTATGTTATCGGTCAAGCCGGAACTTGAACAGGCTTTCAATCAGCTTTGTTCTGATGTAGTCCTCCATATCAGAGTTGTAATAGCCGTTCATCTTAGAGAAGTAGCGGATATATCCAGCGTATCGGTCAAGGACGGCTTGTATCGCTATGGGGTCGCCCTCATGTGCCTTTATGATAGTGTCATAGGGGAGAAGTCGGTTACTCATGGGACAGCACCTCCATTTCCTCTTTTAGCCGCTTCAAGGCAAGCCGTATATGCCGCCCGATTGTGCTGCGTGTCCAGCCGCTTTGTTCTCCGATTTCTTTCTGCGTCAAGTGCTGAAAGTAGTACAAAAAGATTTCTTCCTGCGTCTGTTCCGGCAATCGGGCAAGAGCAGCCGCAAGAGAACAGCTATCTAAAAGTATCGTCTGCCCCCGGACAGAGAACGGATAAGTTTCGCCATAGTCCGGCACTTGAAAATACTCGTCTGTGGTGCTTAGTTGGACAAACTTTTCTTCGGTCAGATATTCAAGGGAGATTTCCCGTTTCCATCTCGCCGCCAGCATACGGGCAGCGTCAAAGGACGCATGGCGAATAACAATCCGGCAATAGGTATCATGGGTATAGCGGATATGTTCTTGATAGGCTTCGTATTCAGTCATGGAAAATCCCCCTTTCTTCGATTATGGGAAAGGGCGGCAGCACTCCTTGCTGTCGCCCCTTGATTGCCTATCTGCAAAGGCGGGCGGGGCTGTCAACGGCAGCGCAGTATGCGCTGTTTATCTTGACCGTTGACTGGCTCGGCTGGCTTTGCTACTCGCTGATAATCGGTTTTCCGTCTTTGTCAATCAAGGGACAAATACCCCCGCCAGTTCCAAACTTTGCCACAAGGTAATTGACCCCGGTTTCTCTGTCCACTACCACATAAAAGCCTTTCACACTTCCTGCGGTTTCAGTAATTTCAAATCTTCTGCTTCCCATATAGATACCTCCCAATAGAAATCAAAGCTCTTGCTTTACAAAAATGCGATAACTGATTTGATACATCACATAGCACCATGCCAACGCCAGAAGCGGTGAGCAGCAGAGAAGAATAAATACAATCTGGTCTGTCAATGCAACTCCCAGCATAGTAAGAAGCTGATATATTCCAAAGCAAATCCCTGCCGGAATGAGGAATGATACTAATAGCAGAACACGGCCTTTTTCTGCGCCAAACTTGAACACAAGAGGAATTGACATACTTCCAAAAATAAGGGAGATTACCCATGCAACGAGTGTCAAAAACAGAAGCTCTCCAATCCCTACTATGTCGAGTACGATTTTATGTGTGATTAGGCCACCGATAAAACCAATAATCAGCCCAAAGAGGCTGCCAATGGCGCAGAAGATAGCCAGCACCATAAATTTTCCAGCAACCAATTCTTTCTTGGAAACTGGCATTATCATAGCATACCGTGTCCATTTAGAACTGTCATCAAAAGAAAAGGTTGTTACAATCATCATGCTGCACAAAATCGCACATACAAAAATATAGCCTTCTACGCCGGAAAACGGAATAAGCGCAACGGCAAAAACCACAAGGATGAATAGCATAGATTTCGCATTGTGGCCGATATTAAATAAATCTTTCAAAACAAGACTTTTCATTTTGCTTGCTCTCCTTTCACATACAGCAGCAGAATATCGTCGATTGTTGCGTCGTCCACTACGGCATTTTTATATTTTCTCCGGGCTTTTTCCTTGTCAGCTACCAGCACATTCCATTGATAATCATCTTTGCGGTAAGCCAGAATTTCCGCTTTATCGAGCTGGTCGAACAGTGCTGCGCCACAGCGGATAATACCATAGTTATAACGAAGTTCATCTTTCGTTTTACAAAAAAGAACCTTGCCCTGATGGATAAATGTAATGTAATCTGCGACTTTTTCTAAATCTGTTGTGATATGCGAGGACATCAAAATGGAATGATTTTCGTCCTGAACAAATTCAAGAAATACATCAAGAATATCATCACGCATTACAGGGTCGAGGCCGCTTGTCGCTTCGTCCAAAATCAGTAGCTTGGGGTTATGGGAAAGGGCGACGGCAATACACAACTTCATCTTCATTCCCTTGGACAGAGATTTAATTTCCTTATCCGCTGGAAGTTGAAACCGCTTTAGATAGTCTTGAAACAGATGGCCGTCCCACTGTTTGTAGGCAGCACCAGCAATTTTCCCGACTTTGGCCGGAGTGAGCGTTTCATAGAAGTTAATTCCGTCAAACACTACGCCAACATCCTCTTTGATTTGTTTTGTGGACGATAATTCCTGCCCCCAAAAAGTAACTGTTCCATCATCTTTATGAATTAAATCAAGAATAGCATTGATAGTTGTGCTTTTTCCGGCTCCATTTTCGCCAATAAGCCCCATGATTGTTCCTTTCGGAACCGAAAACGAAACATGGTCTAACTTGAAATCGGCGTATTGCTTTGTCAAGTTCTCAACCTGCAAAATAGCGTTCATAGTTAATCCTCCTCTTGATAAAATATCGTCAGTAATTCAATCAGTTTTTCCAACGATATTCCACTTATCCGCCCAATATCGGCGGCCTCTTGCAAATGTTCTTCGGCCAATCTCTGCTGTTCTTCCTGATAAAAGTCTTTGTTCTGTGCCGACACAAAACTTCCTCGGCCTACCGTTGTTTCAATAAAACCGTCCCTTTGCAAATCTTCATACGCTTTTTGAACGGTAATAACACTCACATGAATGGACTTTGCCAGCGCCCGCATAGAGGGAATAGGATCGCCGGTTTTTAACTCGCCACTCATAATCATGGCTTTTATCTGTGAAGTTATCTGCTCATAAATTGGCTTGCTCGTATTACTGCTTATGATAATTTCCACAACGCCCCTCCTTTGTTCTTTAATGTACTTATCGTACAAGTACATTATATTCAAGGCAAACGCTTTTGTCAATAGGGTATTAGAAAATTTATCTTTGCTTATTAAGCAAAAGAAGCCACACAATTTGTATGGCTTCCATGAAATTCTACTTTGAAATTTTTACGGAATAACGGGCTGTTGTCTATCAACTTCTTGTGTGTTACTTTATGGCACATGAGCATTAGCGCCGGGATTGTCATTCCCATATCCTTCCAGAAGGTTTACGACACCCCACACGCCAAGACCTGCACCGATTGCGACTACAAGAGTTTTTAAAGTTGTAATTGCACTGCTAAAAAATGCCATATACATTCACCAAAACTGACTTTTTTCAGGTGTTTACGGGAATGAAAAAACACCGACTAAAAAGCCGGCGCACCTAATGTCAGTTATTCCTTTCCTTATTATTTTTCGTTCATTCCCAAGGTTACTCCGACAGATCTACTTGAATTACTTCCACCTCTTCTTCAGATTTCGGTGTGTACTGCGGATTTAACTCTTTCTCAACCTTGTATCGGTTCTTCTCGTTTTCATCTGCAAGAAGCCGATAGTTTTTGTGTTTCGTAATATCATATTTGTCTGAGAAAAATGGTCTGGCACCACGGATCTGCAGGATACATTTTCCTCCATCCATGACTGCAATCTCGTCCTCTGTCATCAACTGTTTCCCCAGTTTCTGATAATTCAGTCCAAAAGATTTCTGATTGCTTCTTGTCTCCGAAGTGTTATACAGGTCAATGGTTTCCTTACCCAGAAGCTCACTCATTTCCTTTAATGTGGTCTTCTCTTTCCCACCAAGGAATAAAGTCGTATCACAGTTGCCCAGAATGGTATCTGCACTATCCTTATACATTGCCTTTAACTGGCTCTGTGACTGCAAAATAATAGAAGCAGAGATTTCCCTGCTTCGGATGGTTGCGATCAGCTTGTCAAACTGAGGAATTTGTCCGATGTTGGCAAACTCATCAGCGATGACACGCACATGCACCGGAAGTCTGCCGCCATATTCATCATCTGCCTTGTCGCAAAGCAGATTGAAAAGCTGTGACTGCAGCATCGCAATCACAAAGTTGAATGTGGTATCCGTATCGGACATAATCAGAAACAAGGCTGTTTTCCTGTCTCCGA
It encodes the following:
- a CDS encoding sigma-70 family RNA polymerase sigma factor, producing MTEYEAYQEHIRYTHDTYCRIVIRHASFDAARMLAARWKREISLEYLTEEKFVQLSTTDEYFQVPDYGETYPFSVRGQTILLDSCSLAAALARLPEQTQEEIFLYYFQHLTQKEIGEQSGWTRSTIGRHIRLALKRLKEEMEVLSHE
- a CDS encoding GntR family transcriptional regulator; translation: MEIIISSNTSKPIYEQITSQIKAMIMSGELKTGDPIPSMRALAKSIHVSVITVQKAYEDLQRDGFIETTVGRGSFVSAQNKDFYQEEQQRLAEEHLQEAADIGRISGISLEKLIELLTIFYQEED
- a CDS encoding helix-turn-helix domain-containing protein → MSNRLLPYDTIIKAHEGDPIAIQAVLDRYAGYIRYFSKMNGYYNSDMEDYIRTKLIESLFKFRLDR
- a CDS encoding plasmid mobilization protein, which codes for MRKRYNTPHRSRVVKTRMTEEEYAEFAERLSACNMSQAEFIRQAITGAAIRPIITVSPVNDELLAAVGKLTAEYGRIGGNLNQIARTLNEWHSPYPQLAGEVRAAVSDLAALKFEVLQKVGDAVGNIQTYQL
- a CDS encoding ABC-2 transporter permease, encoding MKSLVLKDLFNIGHNAKSMLFILVVFAVALIPFSGVEGYIFVCAILCSMMIVTTFSFDDSSKWTRYAMIMPVSKKELVAGKFMVLAIFCAIGSLFGLIIGFIGGLITHKIVLDIVGIGELLFLTLVAWVISLIFGSMSIPLVFKFGAEKGRVLLLVSFLIPAGICFGIYQLLTMLGVALTDQIVFILLCCSPLLALAWCYVMYQISYRIFVKQEL
- a CDS encoding DUF6440 family protein, producing the protein MGSRRFEITETAGSVKGFYVVVDRETGVNYLVAKFGTGGGICPLIDKDGKPIISE
- a CDS encoding ABC transporter ATP-binding protein yields the protein MNAILQVENLTKQYADFKLDHVSFSVPKGTIMGLIGENGAGKSTTINAILDLIHKDDGTVTFWGQELSSTKQIKEDVGVVFDGINFYETLTPAKVGKIAGAAYKQWDGHLFQDYLKRFQLPADKEIKSLSKGMKMKLCIAVALSHNPKLLILDEATSGLDPVMRDDILDVFLEFVQDENHSILMSSHITTDLEKVADYITFIHQGKVLFCKTKDELRYNYGIIRCGAALFDQLDKAEILAYRKDDYQWNVLVADKEKARRKYKNAVVDDATIDDILLLYVKGEQAK